One window of the Candidatus Wolbachia massiliensis genome contains the following:
- a CDS encoding phage portal protein produces the protein MNLNIFQRRKTNKYSALQLIMEPSWSERNYVSFAEEGYIKNVIAFRAINMIANAASSVPFVLYRLTNQGKSQLKVHPLLKLLYSPNPITSKSEFVEGIVTYRLISGNAYVLMIESQNTRNPPKELYLLRPDRVEIIPGRNNVPYIYRYTVNNNSYDFKVNKLTGRSVVLHLKTFNPLSDWYGLSPIEAAAYSIDQHNQAGAWNQAMLQNGARPSGAIVVKSAKDGSDGNLSQEQYQRLKEQINDHYSGPVNAGRPILLEGGLEWKEMSLSPRDMDFIESKHSSARDIALAFGVPPQLLGIPGDNTYSNLVEARLSLWEQTVLPTLENIVCHLNSWLTPKFGEDLCLSYDKDAIEILMEKRQKLWKYVENASFMTLNEKREAFGLPPLPGGDELKA, from the coding sequence ATGAATCTCAATATTTTTCAAAGGAGAAAAACAAACAAATATTCTGCTTTGCAGCTCATAATGGAGCCAAGCTGGAGTGAGCGTAATTATGTGAGCTTCGCTGAGGAAGGTTACATAAAAAATGTTATTGCCTTTCGAGCAATAAATATGATTGCAAATGCCGCATCTTCAGTACCCTTTGTTCTCTATCGTCTTACTAACCAAGGAAAGTCACAGCTAAAAGTCCACCCATTGCTGAAATTACTTTACTCTCCCAATCCAATAACATCAAAATCGGAATTTGTTGAGGGAATTGTGACTTACCGATTAATTAGCGGCAATGCTTATGTGCTAATGATTGAGTCGCAAAATACTAGGAACCCTCCAAAAGAGCTCTATCTTCTGCGTCCCGATAGAGTTGAGATTATTCCTGGAAGAAACAACGTTCCTTACATATATCGCTACACCGTAAATAATAACAGTTATGATTTTAAAGTTAATAAGCTAACCGGACGTTCAGTAGTGTTGCACCTTAAAACTTTCAATCCTTTGAGTGATTGGTATGGGTTGTCACCAATTGAGGCAGCTGCATATAGTATAGATCAGCATAACCAAGCTGGTGCTTGGAATCAGGCAATGTTGCAAAACGGAGCAAGACCAAGTGGTGCAATAGTTGTAAAATCAGCAAAGGATGGTAGTGATGGAAATTTAAGTCAAGAGCAGTACCAACGCTTGAAAGAGCAGATAAATGATCATTATTCAGGTCCTGTCAACGCTGGAAGACCGATATTGCTCGAAGGGGGCTTGGAGTGGAAGGAAATGAGTTTATCACCAAGAGATATGGATTTCATTGAATCCAAACACAGTTCAGCTCGCGATATTGCACTGGCTTTTGGAGTCCCACCACAATTACTTGGCATACCAGGTGATAATACTTACAGCAATTTAGTTGAAGCACGCTTGTCGCTTTGGGAACAGACGGTTTTACCGACACTAGAAAATATTGTCTGTCACCTAAATTCTTGGCTAACACCAAAATTTGGTGAGGATTTATGCTTGTCATACGACAAAGATGCAATAGAAATTCTCATGGAAAAGAGACAAAAACTATGGAAATACGTAGAAAACGCAAGCTTCATGACACTCAACGAAAAAAGGGAAGCGTTTGGCTTACCACCGCTGCCGGGTGGTGATGAATTAAAAGCTTGA
- the era gene encoding GTPase Era has product MKEQKCLFVTIAGLPNAGKSTLINSIIGKKIAIVTPKVQTTRTQIRGIAICNGTQIVFTDSPGIFSAETKLEKALVKSAWSAIKGDDITLLLVDASNYLKNIGRIKTIFARLQRTKARCILGINKVDLVKKPELKMAHEHLNLLYKFERIFTISALKNDGLSDLINYLSEIAPISPWFYGEDQITDSSTNFLSAEVTREKLFLNLREELPYSTAVITEQLQEKKDKSLIIKQVIFVLKDSHKKIVLGKDGSSIKKIGIEARVELERLFERKIHLFLFVKVRPWTDRPEEYISDA; this is encoded by the coding sequence GTGAAAGAACAAAAGTGCTTATTCGTTACTATTGCCGGTTTACCAAATGCTGGGAAATCTACGCTGATTAACAGCATTATAGGTAAGAAGATTGCAATTGTTACTCCTAAAGTACAGACAACGAGGACACAAATAAGGGGTATTGCAATATGCAATGGAACACAAATTGTCTTTACTGACTCTCCAGGAATCTTTTCTGCAGAAACAAAACTTGAAAAAGCTTTAGTCAAATCCGCATGGTCAGCAATCAAGGGTGATGACATAACTTTGTTGCTTGTTGATGCGAGCAATTACTTGAAAAATATAGGGAGAATCAAGACCATATTTGCGCGGCTGCAGCGTACAAAAGCAAGGTGCATTTTGGGTATCAATAAGGTTGACCTAGTAAAAAAGCCTGAGCTAAAAATGGCGCATGAGCATCTGAATTTGCTATACAAGTTTGAAAGGATTTTTACAATATCAGCATTAAAGAATGATGGGCTTTCTGATTTGATAAATTATTTATCCGAAATTGCACCAATAAGTCCTTGGTTTTATGGAGAGGATCAAATAACCGATTCTTCAACAAATTTTTTATCAGCAGAAGTTACGAGGGAAAAATTGTTCTTGAATTTGCGTGAAGAATTGCCATATTCTACAGCTGTCATAACTGAACAACTTCAGGAGAAAAAAGATAAGAGTTTAATCATAAAACAGGTTATATTTGTGCTGAAAGACAGTCATAAGAAAATAGTGCTAGGAAAGGATGGAAGTAGTATTAAAAAAATTGGCATTGAGGCACGCGTTGAGCTAGAAAGGTTGTTTGAACGTAAAATTCACCTATTTTTGTTTGTAAAGGTGCGACCTTGGACTGATCGCCCTGAGGAGTATATAAGCGATGCTTAA
- a CDS encoding 3'-5' exonuclease: protein MLNSLLVFDIETIPDVSSCKNLLNISDDSSVEEKRDALTKYHLEITNGQNPFLRQPFHRVVVISFLLCSINCRNGYEVFTLQEIRSGGTLNSSEKELVKGFFNYMSEKRPRLVSFNGRNFDIPVLKYRAMVHGIQAEYFHKAGDKWNSYNQRYSSDWHCDLLESLSDFGTSARVKMNEVCAAFNFPGKIGVDGSQVVGLYDSGKIQEIRDYCETDVINTYLIYLKFVHHQGRITTESYNKSVEELLLECEKKAHLKKFKEEWETTCGGEFYIA from the coding sequence ATGCTTAATTCTTTGTTGGTATTCGATATTGAAACTATACCAGATGTAAGTTCTTGTAAGAATTTACTCAATATTAGTGATGATAGCAGCGTGGAAGAGAAAAGGGATGCGTTGACAAAATATCATCTCGAAATAACAAATGGGCAAAATCCCTTTCTTCGTCAGCCCTTCCACCGTGTTGTAGTTATCAGTTTTTTACTCTGTAGTATAAACTGCAGGAATGGCTATGAAGTGTTCACACTGCAGGAAATTAGGTCTGGAGGCACATTAAATTCCAGTGAAAAGGAGCTAGTAAAAGGATTTTTCAATTATATGTCAGAAAAAAGACCGAGATTGGTCTCATTTAATGGCCGTAATTTTGATATACCGGTACTGAAATATCGTGCTATGGTCCATGGTATTCAGGCGGAATATTTCCATAAAGCTGGCGATAAATGGAATAGCTATAATCAGAGATATAGTAGCGATTGGCACTGCGATTTACTTGAATCTCTCTCTGATTTTGGAACCTCTGCGAGAGTAAAAATGAACGAAGTTTGTGCAGCATTTAATTTTCCTGGTAAAATAGGAGTTGATGGGTCACAAGTTGTCGGCTTATACGACAGTGGCAAAATACAAGAAATTCGAGATTATTGTGAAACAGATGTAATTAACACTTATTTGATTTACCTGAAGTTTGTACACCACCAAGGAAGAATCACTACTGAAAGCTATAACAAGAGCGTGGAAGAGCTGCTTTTGGAATGTGAGAAAAAAGCACACCTAAAAAAATTTAAAGAAGAATGGGAAACAACTTGTGGTGGGGAGTTTTATATTGCATAG
- a CDS encoding RDD family protein, with product MDTEISYAGITRRIFAFAFDYILLQAITFSIGLIIGGILRSLTPNAVKIILDNATTINVISLILVLAFYAFTIIEFGGTPGQLLLRMRIKDKNTTEKITITQTIIRTGTFGVLCFIIVYATFNISSLFIVLPILIILFAAFDKHKQFLNDKIAKTVVIDYKPITKF from the coding sequence ATGGATACTGAAATAAGTTATGCAGGAATTACAAGACGCATTTTTGCATTTGCATTTGATTATATTTTATTACAGGCAATAACGTTCTCAATTGGACTTATTATTGGAGGTATTTTACGTTCTCTAACACCCAACGCGGTTAAAATAATTTTAGACAATGCAACAACTATTAATGTAATATCACTCATATTGGTATTAGCATTTTATGCATTTACAATAATAGAATTTGGCGGAACTCCGGGACAATTGTTACTTCGCATGCGTATAAAAGACAAAAATACAACTGAAAAAATTACTATAACGCAAACAATAATCAGAACAGGAACTTTTGGAGTGTTATGTTTTATAATTGTTTATGCAACATTTAATATTTCTAGTCTATTCATAGTTTTACCGATCCTCATTATATTGTTCGCAGCATTTGATAAGCATAAACAGTTCCTTAATGATAAAATTGCAAAAACAGTAGTAATAGACTATAAACCTATAACTAAATTTTAG
- the icd gene encoding isocitrate dehydrogenase, whose amino-acid sequence MSTSVTVAYGDGIGPEIMEAVLSILREAEAKISIDVIEIGERVYNKEWSHGISPSGWESIERTKVLLKSPTTTPQGKGHKSLNVALRKNLGLYANTRPCISYHPIIESRFDEFDIVVIRENEEDVYTGIEHRLTGDSYQCTKIITRSGSEKICRYAFEYAKKHNRKKVTCLTKDNIMKMTDGTFHAAFDHVAKEYPDIKAEHYIVDIGMARVATEPESFDVIVTENLYGDILSDIVAQTSGSVGLAGSSNIGNEYAMFEAVHGSAPDIAGKNIANPSGLLNAAVHMLIYIDQADTAKLVYDAWLKTLEDGIHTADLYKEKKSKQKVGTKEFAEAVIDNLGKKPATLSELIIRSGASSKTSKIQDSYEQDYKIKKLVGSDITLAWDKSGNFDQIVKLFELSDPQIIAIYSKGLAVWPGNSKSSSDQITCRFIANNEKKTITNSDINNLLIKLEGNCFDVVRMDKLYLYDGKEGFFS is encoded by the coding sequence ATGTCAACATCAGTCACAGTTGCATATGGCGACGGTATCGGACCAGAAATTATGGAAGCGGTGCTGTCGATATTGCGCGAAGCAGAGGCAAAGATTTCAATAGATGTTATTGAAATAGGAGAGCGTGTTTATAATAAGGAATGGTCTCATGGAATTTCTCCAAGTGGCTGGGAGTCTATTGAAAGGACAAAAGTATTACTTAAATCTCCGACAACAACTCCTCAAGGTAAAGGTCACAAGAGCTTAAATGTTGCACTAAGAAAGAACCTAGGGTTATATGCAAATACTAGGCCATGCATTTCATATCATCCTATTATAGAAAGTAGGTTCGATGAGTTTGATATCGTGGTAATACGCGAAAATGAAGAAGATGTTTACACAGGGATAGAGCACAGGCTTACAGGTGACTCTTACCAATGCACTAAAATTATTACAAGGTCTGGCTCAGAGAAGATATGCAGATACGCTTTTGAGTACGCAAAAAAACACAACAGGAAGAAAGTAACTTGTCTGACCAAAGACAACATAATGAAAATGACCGACGGCACTTTCCATGCAGCGTTTGATCATGTTGCAAAAGAATATCCGGATATAAAGGCGGAACATTATATAGTTGATATTGGAATGGCACGTGTTGCTACGGAGCCCGAGAGCTTTGATGTTATAGTAACTGAGAACTTATATGGGGATATATTATCAGATATAGTGGCACAAACTTCTGGATCTGTAGGGCTTGCTGGAAGTAGTAATATAGGTAATGAATATGCGATGTTTGAAGCAGTGCATGGTTCTGCTCCTGATATTGCAGGAAAAAATATAGCTAATCCTTCTGGTCTTTTAAATGCTGCGGTGCATATGTTAATTTACATAGATCAAGCCGATACTGCAAAACTGGTTTACGATGCGTGGCTAAAGACTTTGGAAGATGGAATACACACTGCCGATTTATATAAAGAGAAAAAGAGTAAACAAAAAGTTGGTACCAAAGAATTTGCAGAAGCTGTTATAGATAATCTAGGAAAGAAACCAGCAACATTATCCGAGCTTATAATTCGCAGCGGTGCAAGTAGTAAAACAAGCAAAATACAAGATAGTTACGAACAGGACTACAAAATTAAAAAATTAGTTGGTAGCGATATAACGCTTGCTTGGGACAAATCAGGCAATTTTGACCAAATAGTGAAGTTATTTGAATTAAGTGATCCGCAAATTATAGCAATATACTCAAAAGGACTTGCAGTTTGGCCAGGGAACTCAAAATCTTCAAGCGACCAAATAACCTGTAGGTTTATTGCAAATAATGAAAAGAAAACTATTACAAATAGTGATATAAATAACTTACTAATCAAACTTGAAGGAAATTGCTTTGACGTGGTGAGAATGGATAAATTGTATTTATATGATGGGAAGGAGGGGTTTTTTTCTTAG
- the nth gene encoding endonuclease III — MDSKKVELIFEKFKQSNPIPKIELNYTNHFTLLVAIVLSARTTDVSVNKITKELFSIADTPEKMLDLGQNELRKRISSIGLYNSKAKNIIELSKILVERHDSKVPTDFDDLVSLPGVGRKSANVFLNSGLGVPTLAVDTHVFRVSNRVGLVKEKDVFKTEQSLLNVVLKKYLLYAHHWLVLHGRYVCKAQKPSCDTCIIHDLCEFEGKRYNIVDRP; from the coding sequence ATGGACTCAAAAAAAGTAGAATTGATTTTTGAAAAATTCAAGCAGTCGAATCCTATACCAAAAATAGAGCTAAATTATACCAATCATTTTACATTGCTGGTTGCGATAGTTTTATCAGCGCGAACAACCGATGTGAGTGTTAATAAAATTACAAAAGAACTATTTAGCATTGCTGATACGCCAGAGAAGATGCTGGATCTTGGGCAGAATGAACTGAGAAAACGCATAAGCAGTATTGGTTTATATAATTCCAAGGCAAAAAACATAATTGAGCTCAGTAAGATATTAGTTGAGCGGCACGATAGCAAGGTACCTACCGATTTTGATGACTTAGTGTCTTTACCAGGAGTGGGAAGAAAGAGCGCTAATGTGTTCTTAAATTCGGGGCTCGGCGTCCCAACATTAGCAGTTGATACCCATGTTTTTAGAGTTAGCAATAGAGTTGGGCTTGTGAAAGAAAAAGATGTGTTTAAAACAGAACAATCTCTTTTGAATGTAGTGCTAAAAAAATACCTACTTTATGCTCATCACTGGCTAGTTTTACACGGTAGATATGTTTGCAAGGCACAAAAACCTTCGTGTGATACATGTATAATTCATGATTTGTGTGAGTTTGAGGGCAAGAGATATAATATTGTAGATCGACCTTGA
- the miaB gene encoding tRNA (N6-isopentenyl adenosine(37)-C2)-methylthiotransferase MiaB produces MKGLYIKTYGCQMNVYDSILMENIIKPLGFNVVSDAEKADLVILNTCHIREKAAEKLYSELGKIRSSQKNKDTTIVVAGCVAQAEGEEVFRRAPFVDIVVGPQSIATLPELIVKASRSKGHIINTDFPEVAKFDKLPDECYGNSQGSSAFLSIQEGCDKFCTFCVVPYTRGAEYSRPVHEIFREALKLVANGAKEINLLGQNVNAYHGECEGEVWDLGKLISHIAKIEKLERIRYTTSHPRDMHESLYLAHAEEPKLMPFVHLPVQSGSDKVLRAMNRKHTAEEYLEIMDRFRKLKPEIEFSSDFIVGFPGETEKDFEETMKLVEKVKYAQAYSFKYSPRPGTPGAERKDQVPEEIKTERLLRLQKLISEQQLEFNQSMVDKIIPVLFSDKKGKHQDQIIGKSPYMQSVCIDDPEDKYRDEIVNVKVLEARQNSLLGCGFQG; encoded by the coding sequence ATGAAGGGTTTGTATATTAAAACTTACGGCTGTCAGATGAACGTTTATGACTCCATTTTAATGGAAAATATAATTAAACCTCTGGGGTTCAACGTTGTTAGTGATGCAGAAAAAGCCGACTTGGTAATACTCAACACCTGTCATATTAGGGAGAAAGCAGCAGAAAAGCTTTATTCGGAGCTTGGAAAGATTCGCTCATCACAAAAAAATAAAGATACTACCATAGTGGTAGCTGGATGTGTAGCGCAAGCGGAAGGAGAGGAAGTGTTCAGAAGAGCTCCATTTGTAGATATTGTTGTTGGTCCACAGAGTATTGCCACTTTGCCAGAACTGATAGTCAAAGCAAGCAGAAGTAAAGGTCATATAATCAATACTGATTTTCCAGAAGTTGCAAAATTTGATAAATTACCGGATGAATGTTATGGCAATAGTCAAGGATCTTCTGCGTTTCTTTCCATACAAGAGGGTTGTGATAAATTTTGTACATTTTGTGTGGTGCCCTACACTCGTGGAGCTGAGTATTCACGACCAGTGCATGAAATATTCCGTGAAGCACTGAAATTAGTTGCAAATGGAGCAAAGGAAATCAATTTGCTTGGTCAGAATGTTAACGCCTATCATGGAGAATGCGAAGGAGAAGTGTGGGATTTAGGAAAATTGATCAGTCATATTGCTAAAATTGAAAAGCTAGAGAGAATTCGCTATACAACTTCTCACCCAAGAGATATGCATGAATCTCTCTATTTGGCACATGCAGAAGAGCCAAAACTCATGCCATTTGTTCATCTGCCAGTGCAGTCGGGCTCAGATAAAGTATTGCGTGCGATGAACAGAAAGCACACTGCAGAGGAGTATTTAGAAATAATGGATAGATTTCGCAAATTGAAACCTGAAATTGAATTTTCTTCTGATTTTATTGTTGGTTTTCCTGGGGAAACCGAAAAAGACTTTGAAGAAACTATGAAACTAGTGGAAAAAGTGAAGTATGCTCAGGCTTATAGTTTTAAATATAGCCCAAGGCCAGGCACACCAGGAGCGGAAAGGAAGGATCAAGTACCAGAAGAGATCAAAACAGAACGCCTTCTTCGTCTGCAGAAATTAATTAGTGAACAACAACTTGAATTTAACCAAAGTATGGTAGACAAAATCATTCCTGTTCTGTTTAGTGATAAGAAAGGTAAGCATCAAGATCAAATTATTGGTAAAAGCCCATATATGCAATCAGTGTGCATTGATGATCCTGAGGATAAATACAGGGACGAAATAGTAAATGTAAAGGTATTGGAAGCTCGGCAGAATAGTTTGTTGGGGTGTGGGTTTCAGGGATAA
- the ileS gene encoding isoleucine--tRNA ligase, with protein sequence MNMKHYPDTISSPDFSSLEKEIIKFWQENKIFERSVEERSKDNCFVFYDGPPFANGLPHYGHLLTGFIKDAFARYQTMLQKRVERRFGWDCHGLPAEMGAEKELGISGRTEIEKFGIEKFNTHCRTSVMKFSSEWEKYVNRQARWVDFHNDYKTMDKSFMESVMWAFKQLYDKDLVYESVRVVPYSWACETPLSNFETRLDNAYREKTSKAVTVAFELSENPKQFKDNVRKCKVLAWTTTPWTLPSNLALAIGKDIEYCAASVNGEIYIFAESYLEKFINHCEQNNILYENCNIKLKANDLSGLSYKPLFDYFKDTKNAFRVFIADYVTGEDGTGVVHTAPGFGEEDFYLCQSHNIPAICPIDNGGKFTAEVLDLAGIHVFDTNDTVIKKLKEQGNWFKTEQYIHNYPHCWRTDTPLIYRTMPSWYVAVTKFKGRMTELNKRVNWMPDHIRDGQFGKWLEGAHDWSISRNRFWGTPIPVWKSDDSRYPRIDVYGSIAELERDFNVKVDDLHRPFIDTLTRPNSDDPTGKSVMRRVSDVFDCWFESGSMPFAQVHYPFENKEWFETADFITEYIAQTRGWFYTLFVLSTALFDREPFKNCICHGVVLDVKGQKLSKRLNNYADPMEVFDKYGSDALRFLMLSGSIVCGGNLLLDKEGNLIRDVLKNVIKPIWNSYHFFTMYANADGVKAEVCKDYKSTIDCYMISKCFEAVQKIQASMNSYNSQEACKVLVDFFEVLNNWYIRRSRERFWRSDLDQDKTDAYNVLYTVFYYILRAAAPLLPLITETIWHGLKYKEASVHLANFPQLEKFDSGLIAKMDLVREVCNAALSIRNTFNIRIRQPLGSMTIYHQSSCGFLEGEPFSVIQTGIQCAEDSNEYQEMIKDEVNVKKLELVNKLEDIASLELKLNFPLLGKKIPDKIKKLVQYVKEGKWKQVESGVIQVADTGIQHAEMTEKGLIFLGDESENYIIEKGEYELLLKANSKFSSVFDNNKGVVVLNTVLNNELILEGLARDVVRLIQETRKQADFHISDRIKVVIKTEDEEIKEAVNEWSEYIKEQTLALSLEVNTEIGTNFYSKEYQGLIVGIRLNY encoded by the coding sequence ATGAACATGAAGCATTATCCTGACACAATAAGCAGTCCTGATTTTTCTTCATTAGAAAAGGAGATCATAAAATTTTGGCAGGAAAATAAAATTTTTGAGCGGTCAGTGGAGGAACGTTCTAAGGATAATTGCTTCGTATTTTATGATGGACCTCCATTTGCAAATGGACTTCCGCACTATGGACATTTACTCACTGGTTTCATAAAAGATGCATTTGCAAGATATCAAACAATGCTGCAAAAAAGAGTTGAGCGTAGATTTGGTTGGGATTGCCACGGATTGCCAGCTGAAATGGGTGCAGAAAAGGAGCTTGGAATATCTGGCAGGACCGAGATAGAAAAATTCGGCATTGAAAAATTCAATACCCATTGCCGTACTTCTGTGATGAAATTTTCGTCAGAATGGGAGAAATATGTAAATAGACAAGCAAGGTGGGTAGATTTTCATAATGACTATAAAACCATGGATAAGTCATTCATGGAGTCAGTTATGTGGGCGTTTAAGCAGCTTTATGATAAGGACTTAGTGTATGAATCAGTACGCGTTGTTCCATATAGCTGGGCGTGCGAAACTCCACTATCTAATTTTGAAACAAGGCTTGATAACGCTTATAGAGAAAAAACTAGCAAGGCTGTGACTGTTGCGTTTGAACTTTCAGAAAATCCAAAGCAGTTTAAAGATAATGTGCGAAAATGCAAGGTGCTTGCTTGGACTACGACCCCTTGGACGTTGCCGAGTAACTTAGCACTGGCAATAGGAAAAGATATTGAGTATTGTGCAGCGTCAGTAAATGGTGAAATCTACATTTTTGCTGAAAGTTACTTGGAGAAATTTATCAACCATTGTGAACAAAATAATATTCTATATGAAAATTGCAATATAAAACTTAAAGCGAATGATTTATCAGGCCTTTCTTACAAGCCGCTGTTTGATTACTTTAAAGATACAAAAAATGCATTCCGTGTTTTCATTGCTGATTATGTTACAGGGGAGGATGGTACTGGCGTTGTACACACTGCTCCTGGATTTGGTGAAGAAGATTTTTACCTTTGCCAAAGCCATAATATTCCAGCCATTTGTCCAATTGATAACGGTGGAAAATTTACTGCTGAGGTTTTAGATTTAGCTGGAATTCATGTTTTTGATACCAACGATACAGTAATAAAGAAGTTAAAAGAACAAGGAAACTGGTTCAAAACTGAGCAATATATTCACAATTATCCACACTGCTGGAGAACTGATACTCCTTTAATCTATCGCACTATGCCTTCTTGGTATGTTGCTGTGACAAAATTTAAAGGCAGAATGACAGAACTGAACAAAAGAGTTAATTGGATGCCAGATCATATAAGAGATGGTCAATTTGGAAAATGGCTTGAAGGAGCACACGATTGGTCAATTTCACGCAATCGATTCTGGGGTACACCAATTCCTGTGTGGAAATCGGATGATTCAAGATATCCAAGAATAGATGTGTATGGTTCGATAGCAGAACTAGAGCGAGATTTTAATGTTAAAGTAGACGACTTGCACAGACCTTTTATCGATACTTTAACAAGACCAAATTCTGATGATCCAACAGGAAAATCAGTTATGCGTCGTGTGTCTGATGTGTTTGACTGTTGGTTTGAATCTGGCTCAATGCCATTTGCACAAGTCCACTACCCATTTGAAAATAAAGAGTGGTTTGAAACTGCAGATTTTATCACCGAGTACATAGCACAAACAAGAGGATGGTTTTACACGTTGTTTGTACTATCTACTGCCTTGTTTGATAGAGAACCATTTAAGAACTGCATATGCCACGGTGTTGTTCTGGATGTAAAAGGACAAAAGTTATCCAAACGGTTGAATAACTATGCAGATCCAATGGAGGTTTTTGATAAATATGGTTCTGATGCGCTGCGTTTTCTGATGCTTTCTGGTTCCATTGTTTGTGGTGGTAATTTGCTGCTTGATAAAGAAGGGAATTTAATACGAGATGTTCTGAAAAACGTAATAAAACCTATTTGGAATAGTTATCACTTTTTTACTATGTATGCAAATGCAGATGGAGTTAAAGCTGAGGTTTGTAAGGATTATAAGAGCACTATTGATTGCTATATGATTTCTAAGTGTTTTGAAGCTGTACAAAAAATCCAAGCTTCTATGAATAGCTATAATTCCCAAGAGGCTTGTAAGGTTTTGGTAGATTTTTTTGAAGTGCTAAATAATTGGTATATTCGCCGCAGTCGTGAGCGTTTTTGGAGGAGTGATTTAGATCAGGATAAGACTGATGCTTATAATGTTCTATATACAGTTTTTTATTACATATTAAGAGCTGCAGCCCCTTTGTTGCCACTTATAACTGAGACTATATGGCACGGGCTTAAGTATAAAGAAGCGTCTGTTCATTTGGCTAACTTTCCACAATTAGAGAAATTCGATAGTGGACTCATTGCCAAGATGGATTTGGTGAGAGAAGTATGCAATGCTGCATTATCTATTAGAAATACTTTTAATATACGTATAAGACAGCCACTTGGTAGCATGACCATTTATCATCAGTCTTCTTGCGGTTTCCTCGAAGGTGAGCCGTTTTCTGTCATCCAAACTGGGATCCAGTGTGCTGAAGACTCAAATGAGTACCAAGAGATGATAAAAGATGAGGTAAATGTAAAAAAACTGGAGTTAGTGAACAAACTTGAAGATATTGCATCACTGGAGTTAAAACTAAATTTCCCGTTACTTGGAAAGAAGATTCCAGATAAGATCAAGAAACTAGTTCAATACGTTAAGGAAGGAAAATGGAAGCAAGTTGAATCCGGTGTCATCCAAGTAGCTGACACTGGGATCCAGCACGCTGAAATGACAGAGAAGGGCCTCATATTTTTAGGAGATGAATCAGAGAACTACATTATAGAAAAAGGCGAATATGAACTATTGTTAAAAGCAAACAGTAAATTCTCCTCTGTGTTTGATAACAACAAGGGAGTTGTTGTTCTAAACACTGTCTTAAATAATGAGTTGATTCTAGAAGGGCTTGCAAGAGATGTTGTAAGACTCATTCAGGAAACTAGAAAGCAAGCTGATTTTCATATATCCGATAGAATTAAAGTAGTAATCAAGACAGAAGACGAGGAAATTAAGGAGGCAGTAAATGAATGGAGTGAATACATAAAAGAGCAGACTCTTGCCTTATCTTTAGAGGTTAATACAGAAATTGGAACCAACTTTTATTCTAAGGAGTACCAAGGTTTGATTGTTGGTATTAGGTTAAATTATTAG